CAGAACTTTCCACCTTGAAACCCTCCAACCAGTGTATTTGGTTTGCTTTGTCAAGCATTTCGCTAAGGCCTTACATTGCCAAAATGAACAAAAAGGATGAGAGGATTCCGTTGACAAGAACTGAATACTTCACAGTGGTTACACAAAACTTGATCCACCTGATCCAACCTGCACCAAACCCCATCTTCCTAATTATATTGAATAGGTAAGACCAGTTTAGCTGGTCAAAGGCCTTttcaatagcaagtttgaaaaGGAGACCTGGCTGCCCTGATTTCTGCCTCCAGTCTAGTACCTCATTAGCAATTAGTGCAGCATCAGTGATTTGTCTTGTTTTGATGAATGCATTTTGATGCCCTGAGACAAGCTTCCCAATCACTCTTTTCAGTCTTTCTGCCAGGATTTTGGAGGCAATCTTGTAACTTAAAAAGAGACTGTTCAACAGTTACTGTGAGAGCCTTCTACAATGGAACTTATTAATTACCAGTACTTGGGTTGCAGAACCACATTTATCTGTATGTTGAAGATACCTTATCGATGCTGTTTACTGAGGCGTAGATTGAAGGATATATACGATGGATAATTTTTGAAATTCCATTCATGGAGATAATGGTGAAGACCATTTGCCATAACTTGAGATAATGGTGTCTAGCTGACCTCTTGTTTGTTCGCTTCATAATTGCTTATGTTCATTTGCATAACAAGTTATCTACTGGTCCGACGTACTGTGGAATAGTTTACCCCTCAGGTGTTTTTAATACTTAATCTCATTTTGAAGGAGCTTGTAATAGCTACTTCAGCAAATGAATATGATTTGTAAGCTAAAATGATCCGCACAGCTGATAGCATTAGTCCTAATCTGATTATTTACCTGTTACATTTGCCTGTCGGGTTGCTTCCGCTAGTGCTTATTGTATATTTACTTCGTCAAAAAAAACTTTGtgcttattttgtattttgtctgACCCATGTCTGAAGAATCCTTTAGTGTCAATTTCTAAACGAGTGCAACTATATTACTTGAGCTTGACCTGAAAAGCGATAAGTTCACCTAGAAATGTATGAGTCCAACTCGTGCTCCTAAAAATGTGTTCTGCTATCTATTCCTCAGGGTTCAAGTGCCATTTCAAGTGCAGACCTTTTTGGTAACGATGATAGAGCAGATTTGGACCTCACTGCTGGTGATCTCATTAACCGGCTCTCTTTCCAGGTATAGAAGCAATAATAACACAAATGTAAACGCTTTTCAATTCCCATAAGCAAATTTTGAACGGATTGCTCTTTCGTTTGTCTCTATGTTTTCAGGCACAGCAGGACATCTCCTCTCTGAAAAATATTGCTGGAGAAACTGGAAAGAAACTTGGCTCCTTGGCAGCAACCTTAATGTCCGACTTTCAAGACAGAATCCTGTGAGGAAGTCACCTTGTGTTTAAAGTCGAgatttgtatgaatttttttcagaaaatgaaaataagagTAGAACTCATAGGTTTTTGAGGAAGCTGGTCTTGTCTTATTAAAAATTTCGTtatgtatgtttttctttttctttatttagttctTGATAAGGTTCATAGAGCTTTGTTAAACATTTTACTGTGTACTAGACTGCGTCCGAGTTGTGAAATCAGCGAATTGTAAACTAGTGAAAACTATTTCTCTTTATCAGCCTGGCATATTTATAGCATGTTCGGCCAAGCATCtttttgggccaaaagtgctttgtttttgggccaaaaattgaggtgtttggcccaGCTTTTgtaaggaaaaaaagtgcttttgaggagaaacagAATCATTGtttgagaaacagaaaaaaatagtttctctccaagaacacttttttgagaagcacttttgagaaaaatacgcttagaagcagttttcaaaagatTGGTCAAACACCAATTATTGCTTAAAagtgctttttaaattaattagtctgTTTCTTCctcaaaatactttttaaaaaagtacttttgagaaaagcacttctcaaaataagctgatgttagaaacttggccaaacaggctattactcCTACCACAGTCGCCAGCCAAGTCTATTGTAATTCCAGTTTCTTGATGCTAGAGGTCAGATTGTGATAGCTTCATTCAACTTCAATCAAGTTTGGGCTGGTAAtcaaattttaatgatttaactgTCACAAAATCAAAGCAAGCTTAAACAACTTATTTGTGTTTGGTTACACTGTAAATATTATCCGTTTGCACTTGGTGAAAGCCTTGATTTTAATCTTAACGGATACCACTACCACAAGCAACCGCTGTCAATCCCTACCATACCAACTATTTCCACCATCACAATAATTACTTTGGCAAACCACCACGACCCAACAACAACCAACCCAGTAACCAACCCAGTATAGTCTCATAAGTGAGCTCCGGGAAAGATAGATAGTACGCAGATTTTACCCCTACTGTGAATGTAGAGATAATCATTTCCACTATACCCTTACCCCTACAATGAAtgtagagaagttgtttccagTAGACGCTTGATACGAGGAAAAATGAGACAAACCACCACGACCAACATTATCAAATATACTGCCATCATCATTGGTCATCGCTACCACTATAACCAAACACCTTCGTCATTACAACCACCATCGACAACCATTACCATCATCACCAAGTACTAGCACCAACCACCTTCGTTATTACAATAACACCAACTCCGCGAGCCACTACCGCCAAATCTACATACATTGCCATCAACTACAACCACCAAAAACTATCACTTTACAACCTAATATTATTTTTCGAGTAAAACATCTTAACATATGTATCAGATTTAGatattttaattttaccaaaacAAAGATGGCCCCTTTAAGCTAGTTTTCTCTTTGTGAAACATTTGAAAGGCACAAAAAAATAATTACTTCTCTTTCTTTGTCCCATTTTATCCGATATCAAAATATTTTAAGATTTATTAAAATAAGAAATATTagacataaattaaaacggaggaagAATAACTTTACCATTTGGAGCAATATACTATTGTTTTATATTTCACAAAATATGGAAAAAGAAAATTACATTAGGCAAGTTTACTCCCGCTGTTTCTCTCATTGGCTACATAAAGGTCCCTCCAATTGACTGAAATGTCGGTTCAACTTTCCCTCCCTTTTCAAAACCCTCCAATTATCAAATCCACTTCGATTTCCCTCCATTCTTCAAATCCATAACTACCAAATTTGTCTTTCCCTTTCATAGATTACAACAATCTAAGTTCAAATCCCATCTCAAATCTTCAAAAAAACGTACCTTCAAAACCcaatttttgatttcttttccaAAGAAAACCCCTTTTCTCTCAGTTTTTCAACACCCATTTCGTAAAAAAGCCTAAAGATTCATTCTTTACCATTAAAATTAGCCGATTTTCACAAAATCTTAGCTGGGTCACCCCCAATCATACCCTTCAAAAACCCTAGTTTTTAACCCCAAAGTTTCAAGAAAATCCtattttttctctgtttgtttgACATTTCAATGGAAACCCATCTCGTGGAAAGcctaaagattcaacctttaccTGTTAATTCAGTTGAATTTCAAAAAACCTTAGATGGGTCATCCCCAAATTCGCCGAATCAAGCTCAGCAAAGTGATGAATTGGAAAAAGATGGTGACGTTTTGGCAGAAGAAGATTCCAGAAGAGTTGAGAATGAAAATGAGgagaatttggatttggattctAATTGGGCTGATTCTTGGGCCAAAGTTACTGATTCAAGCCCATTGGACTCGCAATGGTCTGTTGATACTGCTGATTATGGGCCTTCGTCTTCAGAAATTAAGCCATTGGACTCAGTTGGGCCCGAATGGAATTTTCAAAGAGATGAGGAAACTAAGCCTGAAATCTCTGATCTGCCCTTTGAGAATCAGACTTTTAAGCTGGTAAGAACTTTGTCAATTGGTCAATTTACTCAGACACATATATTATTTTAGATTAAGCAGTTGTATGGATTgttatttaagttaattcttctATAGTTTAATACTAATTTTTCtatttcaatttatgtaaacCTATTTGATTGACTACATAGATTAAGAAAGAAAGTAATTTTGAACATGCCATAAAATTTGTGTGATTACTAATCTTAGTGTATTCACAGTCACGTCTCATtgagaatttatttttaaaattgtttcaATATTCTATTAAAATTTAAGTTTAAGTTATCTAATAAAAGTGTAAGtttataaaaataatgaatgTTGATCCTAAACTTAGCAATAAAGAACTCGCCCCATAAAACTGCTCAATCATCAGTTAAAAAGTAGATTTGAAGTGTATTCATATAATCATTACAATGgtgtttaaaatatatatttttcaacatACACATTTTAAGATTTTTATTGAGTTGTAAAATAGAATTATAGTTAAGTAATTAAAGTTATTCATTAGTAACATTTTAGCGAAACACTACTTGAGTCCAACTGATTTGATATTATCTCACTTAATTTACGAATAATGTTGTtgatatattttctcttttatcaTTTGAATGACTTTGTAACAAAAACAATGTTACTGTTAATGCGATGTTTATCATGAATGTCAACCACTTGCTCGTACTCATAATTAATAAGCATTATAAATCACCCAACATTAAAGGACATGATTTAATAAGGTAAACAAAATTTTGTTGATTtaaaagtcataaatattattaaaataagaaaatGACTCAGTAATTCTTATCGTTTATCACATTTGAATATTCGGCTTTATTCAACTCTTGATTAGTATGTAAACAATACTTGTGGCACTCAAGTTATTTATAATCTAAATATACTTAAAAATTCATATAATCTATTCATATcattaaaaattcataattttcatgtaataattatattattaaaagataTTCATGCATTTTCCtgtgaaaatataacaaaaataaaacacaTGACATTTAAACAATAATCCAGTTTAGTTTTGCTAAGTGGTTGAGTTTTCTATTCTCATTACTCCATAAATATAGTTTTGTCATTTGTTCTAATTATTGAGTTTAGATTAAATTATTATGCAAAAAttgataaataaaaaatattttaatatgaaaCTAATTGAAATTTAATAGTATAAAAATATGATAGAGTTCATATATATAGGTCAAAGGTAAACTAGAAGGAATTAAACACTTAAGTGCCGCAATACATTCCTCATAATCTGATTGAACAAATGTGATTCAAAAAGTTAAACCTCTAAACTAATGATAGAACAAATTACAGATAAAATTAGTTTTGTCGCCACTATTTTACCCAATTCTACGGAAGAATCTCTTAGCAAAATATGCCATACTTGACTAACATCATAAgtttttcttcattttattttattgtacggTGATAATAAAGTCTTGATCAATTTTTAGTCCTATATTAGGACtttttacatagttcaaataagaaatacTTTAAGAACCAAAATTTAGGTGatcttaaattttttaaatattaggaaaCTAATTAAATTACAATTCTAtccaatataatttttttaaagaaaagaaaaacagaatttATATtggataattataatttaattgtttttctaatatttagggtTTACATTTTTAAGCTTAAAAAGGTGAATGATTATTTTGCTAAGGGGCTTCGTGCATTTAATATAATATTGACGTAGATATAAATTCTCATTAACGGTAAAATGTGAagtctaaattaaattatttctaaatctAGAAAGGTGTCATGGACTAAAAAATAAATagattgaaacggagggagtatttattAAGATAAATTAGGCATTACTCTATTTGTATGACATCTCGATCAATGGATTACATTTCAATCTCAAGCTAATTGGTGGTCGGTTATATAAACTCATTATAGTTGTTTCGTTTTGTTCACGCCTATTTTATTTCAATACTAAATAGTTTGTCTGTTAAGGCAAATTAGTGGTTCTTGTATGTATAAAACATTTCAATCAATTAACACATTATCAAACTAGTTGGTTCGGCTATATGAATTCTTTTCATCATTCCTCTTATCAAGTCTTATTTTTTTTCCAAACTAAATACTTATGTCTATTCAGGATCAAACAAAATCTCATTTATGCTCCTCTGAACTCACtgtttttcttctccttttgttATTGGCTGTTATTAGGGTGCTGGACTTGCTAATTTAGGCAACACATGCTTTCTAAATGCGGTTTTGCAATCTTTCATTCACACAGTGCCTTTGCTTCAGCTCCTTACGTCGAATGATCATACATCCCCATGTGATAGTAAGGACTAACACAGAATTTGCCTTTGTTTTAAGCTGCTTTGAGTTATTTCAGTGTATTTGATTAAAAACGTTTCTGTTTTTTAATTTGGAGTggctttttctttgtttattatcAATGCTGATTATCATTTCTTGTTTATGTATATTGGTTGCAGGTTACCTTAGAGGATTCTGCGTATTTTATGCTTTTAGGGAGCTTATTGATCTTTCATTGGCTTCTGGGGGTGGTGTTGTCTCGCCGTGGAAACTTGTTAACAATTTAAACCGTATCCTTTCTCATGTCTTGTTTGacatttaataaaatatttccttCTAGCATACAAGAGCGGAGCTAGAAGTCTGTAGGTGGGTTCGGCCGAATGCAATAgcttttgctcaaataatatatttgtgttaagaaattcattacatatgtacaaatattaaatttagaacccaATTATTAACACTTGAGGTCGTCGTTCTAAAATCCAGAATCCATAGAGTTGAAATCCTAGCTCCATACATGCAGATGTATATCTATTTCACTGCTTAGATGTTTGCTACTCTGATGTTTTTTGTTATGTTATTTCATTGTGCTTGTGCATGCTTTCCAATTTCTTCTAAGAGCTATGCTCTTTACCAGATTATAAGAAATTGGCTTGACTTTTGTTATAGTACTGTAGATTATGATACGTTCaagtttctctttcttttcctttttcacaATAATTGAAAAAGCCGGCTTGTGTGCTTCATGCCTTTGAAGCAACGTTGTACCTAGTATTTCTTTGTAGTCCTTAACTTAGTGAAAATATTAGATTTTTCATCCAGTTTTCATAGGTTCCAACAAGAAGACGCTCATGAATTCCTCCAATGTTTTCTGGATAGACTTGAAAGCTGTTGTAATGATTCAGGGCCGAAAGACAGGGCAGCACCATCGGAAAGTGACAACATTGTGAAGCAGGCCTTTGGTGGTCGCCTTGTCAGCAAAGTAAGCATACAAGATTActatcttattctttttttttattgctttgaaaataaaatgaatagATTAAATAGATTTTCATACATTTAAAATTGCATCTGCATGCACTGGCATACACATGAATTTTTGTAAGCGGTGAATATTTGAAAAGGCGAACAAATGAATAAATCACTATAACGGcaccaatattttatttatatttattatttatagatacaatagatccttgtggtctggcccttccttggcccgcgcatagcgggagcttagtgcaccgggcttcCCAATTTATAGATACATATTACGAAAAAATATCGACGAAGCTGTGTCATGTGCCTACGCCCCTGTTTGCATGTATGTTCTCTGGGTATGTAGCTTGCGAATATGGAATTAATAATGTTTATGTCTTTCTTAAACTGCAGCTACGCTGTTGCAATTGTGGTCACTGCTCCGACACTTATGAGCCTCTAATTGATCTAAGTTTGGAGATCAAGGATGTTGACAGTTTACCCGAAGCTTTGGAGTCTTtcacaaaaattgagaaaattgATGATCCAGAGataaagttttcatgtgaaaaatgtaAGGAACAAGTGCCAATCGAGAAGCAGCTTGTGCTCGATAAGGCCCCTTCTGTCGCTGCCTTCCATTTGAAGAGATTTGAAAATGATGGTTCTTTTGTTGAGAAGGTTGACAAACATGTTTCATTTCCACTGGAATTGGACTTGCTTCCTTATACTGATAGCAACCAAATTGCTAATGTGAGTATCTGTTACTTATGTGAACCTACTCTAGGAGTTGGCCTTATTTTTTGATAGAGGAATTTAAGTTGTTCTATGCGTGCAGTAACATGATATTAGTCTAATTTTCCCTTATCTCAACAGGAAGAAATGAAGTACGATCTTTATGCAGTTATAGTGCATAGCGGGTTTTCATCCTGTTCAGGGCATTATTACAGCTTCATTCGTTCTGCACCAGATGAATGGTACAAATTTGATGACTCAGAGGTACATAGCAGGAAACGATGTTCTGCAGTTAGTGTCTTAGCATAGGACTAATCCGTAGATTGTGTAAAATTTCTGAATATTTATGGGGGATGACTAATCCACAGATTTTTGGCGTAGGAGTTAGGACTAATCCATATAAGCATTTATGACAACTAACttgatatttttatttgattGTCATAGGTATTTCGGGTTCAAGAAGATCTTGTTTTGGAAGAGGAGGCATATATTATGTTCTATGCAAAGAGAGGCACTCCGTGGTTTTCAGATTTTGTCGAAATGAAAAAGCCCTTCATAGATCCGTCCATATTTAATACTTCTCCAAAGTCTGTTCTAGATAATGTGGATGCTATCTCCATAGCTTCTCCGCGCATGCCAAATAGTCTCACTTGCGATGTCAGTGAATCCAATAATGCTGCAGATGAAGCATCTCCTAAACCTGATCTCGAAAAGATTGAGGATAGTGAATCGAAGGATACTGAGCAGACGTCTACTCCAGGACTAGCTGGTGCAAGGAAATCTCTGGATTCTCATGTAGATGAAGTGTTTTTACCTTCAATGCATGAAGAAAACTATACTCGAGAGGTTGGTGTGACCAAAAGAAGTGCAACTCTTACTCCCAAGACACCGTCTAGATCTCCAAGTCCAGAGATATACCGAGATGATCCCTCTGGTAAACTCATCTTCTACTTTTAGGAGTCGTTTGGTCGATCATATTGGCATAATTAATTTCAGCATAATAGAAATGCCCCTTTTTATTTGAGAGTCCACTGCCTTACTAAATAGAAAAAGAATAGTGCTAAATAACTGATTTGTATTCGCAGAAAACACTTACGCCATTCCTCGTGGCCATCTAGCATTAGCAGATCAGGTTTCTTGCAAGCATCAATCGCAGAAGGATCAAGAGCGGGACTTGGAAAGAAAGCAGGCGTTTTCTCTGATTAAGAAACGAATTCCAGGGTCAAGAGGTCAACAATTAATGGCTGCCATGCGTGGCTCACGCAGTGAAGGTTCCGTGAacaagaaaaggagaaaactGCAAGTAGTTTAGTTGATGATACTGGTTCAGCTAATCGCCGTAGGTCCAGCTTTGGTTCTGTGTTACATCCTGTAACGGCGGGTAGTTGCAGATGAGTAAGTTGTAACTGGAAAATTTGAACTGAAAGAATAGTCTTTTTGATTTAAAACTACAGGGGTAGTGTATCTTGAACTGGTTAGGGTCAAAAGGGTAGCCCGGTGTGTTAAGCTCCCACTATGCACTGGTCCAGAGAAGGGccgaaccacaagggtctattgaaCTGGCTAGGGTAGTTTTTGGATATTCAGCTGTTTAGTTTTGTTATTTAACCATGTATAGTACAGACTACAGAGTGAGAATTCATGTTTTTTTCTGAGAGTTCAGAAGATTAACATACATATAATGAAGGATTAGGATTTTGTTTATCCAGTTTTCTTTGGGGTCCAAAAGAAAGTATAAATAACTTTTAATTTAATGTTTTGTTTATATAGTATTAAGATtgattagtattttatttgagtTTTGTATTTTCTTAAATCTTCAATAAAGTTAAA
This DNA window, taken from Nicotiana tabacum cultivar K326 chromosome 15, ASM71507v2, whole genome shotgun sequence, encodes the following:
- the LOC107785613 gene encoding ubiquitin carboxyl-terminal hydrolase 20; this encodes METHLVESLKIQPLPVNSVEFQKTLDGSSPNSPNQAQQSDELEKDGDVLAEEDSRRVENENEENLDLDSNWADSWAKVTDSSPLDSQWSVDTADYGPSSSEIKPLDSVGPEWNFQRDEETKPEISDLPFENQTFKLGAGLANLGNTCFLNAVLQSFIHTVPLLQLLTSNDHTSPCDSYLRGFCVFYAFRELIDLSLASGGGVVSPWKLVNNLNHFSSSFHRFQQEDAHEFLQCFLDRLESCCNDSGPKDRAAPSESDNIVKQAFGGRLVSKLRCCNCGHCSDTYEPLIDLSLEIKDVDSLPEALESFTKIEKIDDPEIKFSCEKCKEQVPIEKQLVLDKAPSVAAFHLKRFENDGSFVEKVDKHVSFPLELDLLPYTDSNQIANEEMKYDLYAVIVHSGFSSCSGHYYSFIRSAPDEWYKFDDSEVFRVQEDLVLEEEAYIMFYAKRGTPWFSDFVEMKKPFIDPSIFNTSPKSVLDNVDAISIASPRMPNSLTCDVSESNNAADEASPKPDLEKIEDSESKDTEQTSTPGLAGARKSLDSHVDEVFLPSMHEENYTREVGVTKRSATLTPKTPSRSPSPEIYRDDPSENTYAIPRGHLALADQVSCKHQSQKDQERDLERKQAFSLIKKRIPGSRGQQLMAAMRGSRSEGSVNKKRRKLQVV